A genome region from Nocardia sp. NBC_01730 includes the following:
- a CDS encoding TetR-like C-terminal domain-containing protein, whose product MIESSPQIRGARLRKAVLDATLTHIESVGIGNVRVADVAAAAGVHETSIYRRWKTLPRLLLDALLSRVGEEIPLPDTGAVRGDLETFMTDLIRFAQTPSGFALIRGTVVADTDPDAETARREFWARRLAASEEIVRRGIARGELAPTVDPRLTMLALGGLVHLHVTQLGGPLPTDLAHTAVDLVLAGITPR is encoded by the coding sequence ATGATCGAATCCTCGCCGCAGATCCGCGGGGCGCGGCTGCGGAAAGCCGTGCTCGACGCGACGCTCACGCACATCGAGTCCGTCGGCATCGGCAACGTGCGGGTCGCCGACGTCGCCGCGGCCGCCGGTGTCCACGAGACCTCGATCTACCGACGCTGGAAGACCCTGCCCCGACTGCTGCTCGACGCGCTGCTGTCCCGGGTGGGCGAAGAGATCCCCCTGCCCGACACCGGTGCGGTGCGCGGCGACCTGGAGACCTTCATGACCGACCTGATCCGCTTCGCCCAGACGCCATCGGGCTTTGCCCTGATCCGCGGCACGGTGGTCGCCGACACCGACCCGGACGCCGAAACGGCGCGGCGCGAATTCTGGGCGCGGCGGCTGGCGGCGTCCGAGGAGATCGTCCGGCGCGGCATCGCCCGCGGCGAGCTGGCTCCGACCGTTGACCCGCGACTGACCATGCTCGCGCTCGGTGGGCTGGTGCATCTGCACGTCACACAGTTGGGCGGTCCACTGCCCACCGATCTCGCGCACACTGCCGTCGATCTCGTCCTCGCCGGGATCACCCCGCGCTGA
- a CDS encoding DsbA family protein yields MSKNPGGKSNPLLAAERADRNRKIFIQVAVAAVLVGLVAAIGIGIAVKKARKDDPGPTPSIAATGNMNTGGTPGSITDNGAVRIGKPDAKVTVRVIADLQCPACKAFEAANTQVLADAVDKGTAKVEYNVIAFLDKASTTQYSSRAANASYCVAESDPAKYQAWLAAMFAQQPAEGGSGLPDDKLIQIAKDTGYTDDAVAQCITERKYDKYIQARTKDVLESGIQSTPSIFVNGKQIQSSQEIFGPGGLAPTIAAAAQ; encoded by the coding sequence GTGAGCAAGAACCCGGGTGGGAAGTCGAACCCGCTGCTGGCGGCGGAACGCGCCGACCGCAATCGCAAGATCTTCATCCAGGTGGCCGTCGCCGCCGTGCTCGTCGGGCTCGTCGCGGCGATCGGCATCGGCATCGCCGTGAAGAAGGCCCGCAAGGACGACCCCGGCCCCACACCGTCCATCGCCGCGACCGGGAACATGAATACCGGGGGCACCCCCGGCTCGATCACCGACAACGGCGCCGTCCGGATCGGCAAGCCGGACGCGAAGGTGACCGTTCGCGTCATCGCCGACCTGCAGTGCCCCGCCTGCAAAGCCTTCGAGGCGGCCAACACCCAGGTGCTCGCGGACGCGGTCGACAAAGGCACAGCCAAGGTCGAGTACAACGTGATCGCGTTCCTGGACAAGGCCTCCACCACTCAGTACTCCTCGCGCGCGGCGAACGCCTCCTACTGCGTCGCCGAGTCCGACCCCGCCAAGTACCAGGCATGGCTGGCCGCGATGTTCGCCCAGCAGCCCGCGGAGGGCGGCAGCGGTCTGCCCGACGACAAGCTGATCCAGATCGCCAAGGACACCGGCTACACCGACGACGCGGTCGCCCAGTGCATCACCGAACGCAAGTACGACAAGTACATCCAGGCCCGCACCAAGGACGTGCTGGAAAGCGGCATCCAGTCGACCCCGTCGATCTTCGTCAACGGCAAGCAGATCCAGTCGAGCCAGGAGATCTTCGGCCCCGGCGGCCTCGCGCCCACGATTGCCGCCGCAGCCCAGTGA
- a CDS encoding vitamin K epoxide reductase family protein, giving the protein MITARPRAAWILLIGGLAGWLAAVALTVERFKLFTDPGYTPSCSINPILSCGSVMVTDQAAVFVFPNPLIGVVGFSVVVTLGVLAVAGVGFPRWIWGGLWLGTAFGVGFICWLIFESLYRINALCPYCLVVWAIITPLLAVITDQLWGRSPGPLGVLVEWRWTIVALFYAVVLLLVFLRFQDYWLSLV; this is encoded by the coding sequence GTGATCACCGCTCGACCACGGGCCGCGTGGATCCTGCTGATCGGCGGACTCGCGGGCTGGCTGGCCGCGGTGGCGCTCACGGTCGAACGGTTCAAGCTGTTCACTGACCCCGGCTACACCCCGTCGTGCAGCATCAACCCGATCCTGTCCTGTGGGTCGGTGATGGTGACCGACCAGGCGGCCGTGTTCGTGTTCCCCAACCCGCTCATCGGCGTCGTCGGTTTCTCCGTCGTGGTCACCCTCGGCGTGCTCGCAGTGGCCGGGGTGGGCTTCCCGCGCTGGATCTGGGGCGGGCTCTGGCTGGGGACCGCGTTCGGCGTCGGCTTCATCTGCTGGCTGATCTTCGAAAGCCTCTATCGGATCAACGCGCTCTGCCCGTACTGCCTGGTGGTGTGGGCGATCATCACGCCGCTGCTCGCCGTAATCACCGACCAGCTGTGGGGGCGTTCACCCGGCCCGCTCGGCGTACTCGTCGAGTGGCGCTGGACCATCGTCGCGCTGTTCTACGCGGTGGTCCTGCTGCTGGTGTTCCTGCGCTTCCAGGACTACTGGCTGTCGCTGGTCTGA
- a CDS encoding S1C family serine protease, with translation MDEERQHMTRRPSGLGRAMVMIVTIVLAVTAFVGYRGELPTRTWSHPSEIATPITLAPPAPPDPMSVEAAVESALVNINASTKTSGLDAAGSGIVLTADGEVLTSHHVIKGAENVTVTDVGNGTVYDATVLGYDSGADIALLGLSAASALRIATIGSSADLRVRDEVIAIGNAGGAGGTPTAVQGHITDLDSAIVAVNSADLSRKSLSGMLEVAAAVTSGQSGGALVDRQGGVVGVIAAATGASALPDARSPTGYAVPIDTAMRVVRQIRSGTATDTVHIGPTATLGVITSNALPIGTGARVDAAIYGMPAHAAGLGTGDVITSVDDRVITSAKSLHAALNTRRPNDTVRLSVTAPRGQRTVTVVLTVGPPN, from the coding sequence ATGGACGAGGAACGGCAGCACATGACCCGGCGCCCGTCGGGTCTCGGACGCGCAATGGTGATGATCGTCACCATCGTGCTCGCCGTGACCGCTTTCGTCGGGTATCGGGGCGAACTGCCGACCCGTACCTGGTCCCACCCGTCCGAGATCGCGACCCCGATCACCCTGGCGCCGCCCGCGCCGCCCGATCCGATGTCCGTCGAGGCGGCCGTGGAGTCGGCGCTGGTCAACATCAACGCGTCCACCAAGACATCCGGGCTCGACGCGGCCGGGTCCGGCATCGTGCTCACCGCCGACGGAGAGGTGCTCACCAGCCACCACGTGATCAAGGGCGCGGAAAACGTGACTGTCACCGATGTCGGCAACGGAACGGTCTACGACGCCACGGTGCTCGGATACGACTCCGGTGCCGACATCGCACTGCTGGGCCTCTCCGCCGCGTCGGCACTGAGGATCGCCACCATCGGCAGCTCGGCCGACCTGCGTGTGCGGGACGAGGTGATAGCGATCGGCAACGCAGGAGGGGCGGGCGGCACCCCGACCGCGGTCCAGGGCCACATCACCGACCTGGACAGTGCCATCGTGGCGGTCAACTCCGCCGACCTGTCGCGCAAATCGCTCAGCGGCATGCTCGAGGTCGCCGCGGCGGTCACCTCGGGCCAGTCCGGCGGGGCATTGGTCGACCGGCAGGGGGGTGTGGTCGGGGTCATCGCCGCGGCAACAGGTGCGTCTGCTCTCCCGGACGCCCGATCGCCGACCGGCTACGCGGTGCCGATCGATACGGCCATGCGAGTGGTCCGCCAGATCCGTTCCGGCACCGCGACTGACACCGTGCACATCGGTCCGACGGCCACCCTCGGCGTGATCACCTCGAACGCACTGCCCATCGGCACCGGCGCCCGTGTGGACGCCGCGATCTACGGCATGCCTGCCCATGCGGCGGGACTGGGCACGGGCGATGTGATCACCTCGGTCGACGACCGCGTGATCACCAGCGCGAAATCACTGCACGCGGCGCTGAACACGCGCAGACCGAACGACACCGTGCGGCTGTCCGTCACCGCCCCGCGCGGACAGCGCACGGTGACGGTGGTGCTGACCGTGGGCCCGCCGAACTGA
- a CDS encoding NAD(P)-dependent alcohol dehydrogenase: protein MRTAAAYALSAPDGLFAKVTIERRDLGPHDVLIDIKFAGICHSDIHTARDEWGGARYPCVPGHEIAGLVAAVGSAVTKHQVGDRVGVGCMVDSCGVCAPCLADEEQYCTAGATMTYNTTVDSAVQPGGYTLGGYSTQVVVTENFVVQIPEGIELDVAAPLLCAGVTLYSPLRHWGAGPGKKVAIIGMGGLGHVGVKMAAALGAEVTVLSHSLSKQDDGKLFGASGYYATSDKQTFRDLRGRFDLILNTVSANLPLDNYLRLLNLDGTLVILGLPEHPLTVKPFTLAGYRRSLSGSTIGGIAQTQEMLNFCAEHGIGAEIELISADEIDGAYDRVVASDVRYRFVIDAATM, encoded by the coding sequence ATGAGAACAGCTGCCGCCTACGCCCTGTCCGCACCCGATGGCTTGTTCGCGAAGGTCACGATCGAGCGCAGGGATCTGGGTCCACACGATGTGCTGATCGACATCAAGTTCGCGGGCATCTGTCACTCCGACATCCACACGGCGCGCGACGAATGGGGCGGAGCCAGATACCCCTGCGTGCCGGGACACGAAATCGCGGGCCTGGTCGCGGCGGTCGGGTCCGCGGTGACCAAACACCAGGTCGGCGACCGCGTCGGCGTCGGGTGCATGGTCGACTCGTGCGGGGTCTGCGCGCCCTGCCTCGCCGACGAGGAGCAGTACTGCACCGCGGGCGCGACGATGACCTACAACACCACGGTCGATTCGGCGGTACAGCCCGGCGGGTACACCCTCGGTGGTTACTCGACGCAGGTCGTGGTGACCGAGAACTTCGTCGTCCAGATCCCGGAGGGCATCGAGCTCGATGTCGCGGCCCCGCTGCTGTGCGCCGGCGTCACGCTGTACTCGCCACTGCGGCACTGGGGCGCCGGGCCGGGCAAAAAGGTCGCCATCATCGGCATGGGCGGGCTCGGACACGTCGGCGTGAAGATGGCGGCAGCGCTGGGCGCCGAGGTCACCGTGCTCAGCCATTCGCTGAGCAAGCAGGACGACGGCAAGCTTTTCGGCGCGAGCGGGTACTACGCGACCAGCGACAAGCAAACCTTCCGCGACCTGCGCGGACGGTTCGACCTCATCCTGAACACCGTCTCGGCGAACCTCCCGCTGGACAACTACCTGCGGCTGCTGAACCTGGACGGCACCCTGGTGATCCTCGGCCTCCCCGAACACCCGTTGACCGTCAAGCCGTTCACCCTCGCCGGATATCGGCGCTCACTGTCGGGCTCGACGATCGGCGGCATCGCGCAGACCCAGGAGATGCTGAACTTCTGCGCCGAGCACGGCATCGGCGCCGAAATCGAACTGATCTCCGCCGACGAGATCGACGGCGCCTACGACCGCGTCGTGGCCAGCGACGTGCGCTACCGGTTCGTCATCGACGCCGCGACCATGTGA
- a CDS encoding AI-2E family transporter, with amino-acid sequence MSAEEKDETTQPDGASADKAVVAAEAVSSPPPWLLRAFLLGAATVAGLVAGFWVLQKLQGLLTVLLVSLFLAFAIEPAVNWLAQRGMRRGPATGLVFLAVTALVVAFGWTLGNLLIDQATMLVRNAPDYADRAVDWINHTFKTDMSSTDIQKYATDWSSNLEGYLTGLAGNVWGIGTAAIGAVFQGLGILLFTYYFAADGPRFRHAVCSLLPPRRQRHVLRAWDIAVAKTGGYIFSRGLLALISTLAHYAALRVLDMPSAFALALWVGVVSQLIPTVGTYLAGALPVIVALVHGPSTALWILGFIVLYQQFENYVLQPRITATTLDMHPAVTFGAVLAGAALLGPTGALLAIPVTATVQAFSSAYIRRYDVHPGLDINAPEPKQPRRKWTRKLSIRFSGSGKPPAR; translated from the coding sequence GTGTCTGCGGAGGAAAAGGACGAAACGACACAACCCGACGGCGCATCCGCCGACAAGGCGGTGGTTGCCGCCGAGGCGGTCTCGAGTCCACCGCCGTGGTTGCTGCGTGCGTTCCTGCTCGGCGCGGCGACCGTCGCCGGGCTGGTGGCGGGATTCTGGGTGCTCCAGAAATTGCAGGGCCTGCTGACGGTTCTGCTCGTCTCGCTGTTCCTCGCCTTCGCTATCGAGCCGGCGGTGAACTGGCTGGCCCAGCGTGGAATGCGCCGAGGTCCCGCCACCGGATTGGTGTTCCTCGCCGTGACCGCCCTCGTCGTCGCCTTCGGGTGGACACTGGGTAACCTGCTGATCGACCAGGCCACCATGCTGGTGCGAAATGCGCCCGACTATGCCGACCGGGCCGTGGACTGGATAAACCACACGTTCAAGACCGACATGTCCAGTACTGATATCCAGAAGTACGCCACCGACTGGAGCTCTAACCTGGAGGGCTACCTGACCGGGTTGGCAGGCAACGTATGGGGCATCGGCACCGCCGCGATCGGCGCCGTCTTCCAGGGCCTCGGCATCCTGCTGTTCACCTACTATTTCGCCGCCGACGGCCCGCGCTTCCGCCACGCCGTCTGCTCGCTGCTGCCGCCGCGGCGACAGCGACATGTGTTGCGCGCCTGGGACATCGCGGTGGCGAAGACCGGCGGCTACATCTTCTCGCGCGGTCTGCTCGCGCTCATCTCGACGCTCGCGCACTACGCCGCGCTGCGCGTCTTGGACATGCCCTCCGCGTTCGCGCTCGCGCTCTGGGTCGGTGTGGTCTCGCAGCTCATCCCCACGGTCGGCACCTATCTCGCGGGTGCGCTTCCGGTGATCGTCGCGCTGGTACACGGTCCGAGCACCGCGCTGTGGATTCTCGGCTTCATCGTGCTCTATCAGCAGTTCGAAAACTATGTGCTGCAACCGCGCATCACCGCGACCACGCTGGATATGCACCCGGCCGTCACGTTCGGCGCGGTGCTGGCGGGCGCGGCGCTACTCGGCCCGACCGGCGCGCTGCTCGCCATTCCGGTGACCGCGACGGTCCAGGCGTTCTCCAGCGCGTACATCCGCCGCTACGACGTTCATCCGGGCCTCGACATCAATGCGCCGGAACCCAAGCAGCCACGCCGAAAGTGGACCAGAAAGTTGAGTATTCGCTTCTCCGGCAGCGGCAAACCGCCCGCACGGTGA
- a CDS encoding tetratricopeptide repeat protein, with translation MLKRPPDLAFDLGKMHRRRNDVAAAREAFQAAVASEHPNWAPLAAVELGDVLSAAGDKPEAEAAYRVAVDSGHAEAAPRAAYNLAVLLAERGDIAAAEAAYQLAAESGHPDAAPRAWINLGYSLALRGDSGAARAAYGHAIASGPGEIARLALSNLAYLLRNEDDLDGVKIAYRTAIDRWPAEQAVVVARDLVQHLSEAGDLAGARDVSRHFVDSGDPAVSARASFGVGLLSNMLGDTAAALAAFQHALDSTDAETRGQAAAAIAPIYWERAATVLRETDWAGLEHAYGSASDAPALLADLISAETDDQSRGIDFLYSTVLHQGSIYSVTAPAAVVVLGAMLHERTDVMHASTFRWLTGPQPLRLGLLNWLHEVIATAAWQSDAEVDADLTPADRAAAAACVALFTDFRAAAAAALASAGPDAVAKAATDVLATLTSLTALSE, from the coding sequence ATGCTGAAGCGGCCGCCGGACCTTGCCTTCGACCTCGGCAAGATGCACCGCAGGCGCAACGACGTGGCGGCCGCGCGCGAGGCGTTCCAAGCCGCTGTCGCGTCCGAGCACCCGAACTGGGCGCCGCTGGCCGCGGTGGAGTTGGGTGACGTACTCAGCGCGGCGGGCGACAAACCGGAGGCTGAGGCGGCCTACCGGGTGGCCGTCGATTCCGGTCATGCCGAGGCGGCGCCGCGCGCGGCGTACAACCTCGCCGTGTTGCTTGCCGAGCGCGGCGATATCGCCGCCGCGGAGGCGGCGTACCAGCTCGCCGCTGAGTCCGGGCATCCGGACGCGGCGCCCCGCGCATGGATCAATCTCGGCTATTCGCTGGCCCTGCGCGGAGATTCCGGTGCGGCGCGAGCGGCCTACGGGCATGCGATCGCCTCCGGCCCCGGCGAGATCGCCCGGCTCGCCCTGTCCAACCTGGCCTACCTGTTGCGCAACGAGGACGACCTGGACGGTGTGAAGATCGCCTACCGCACCGCCATCGATCGGTGGCCCGCTGAGCAGGCCGTCGTGGTGGCGCGCGATCTCGTCCAGCACTTGAGCGAGGCCGGCGATCTGGCCGGAGCCAGGGACGTCAGCCGCCACTTTGTCGACTCGGGCGATCCCGCTGTCTCCGCACGCGCCAGCTTCGGCGTCGGGCTGCTCAGCAACATGCTCGGCGACACCGCCGCGGCGCTGGCCGCCTTCCAGCACGCACTGGATTCGACCGATGCCGAAACCCGAGGACAGGCGGCGGCGGCCATCGCGCCGATCTACTGGGAGCGCGCCGCGACCGTGCTGCGCGAGACCGACTGGGCTGGGCTGGAACACGCCTACGGTTCCGCATCCGACGCGCCCGCATTGCTCGCCGATTTGATCAGCGCCGAAACCGATGATCAGTCGCGCGGCATAGATTTTCTGTATTCCACTGTTCTGCACCAGGGTTCGATCTACTCCGTCACCGCGCCCGCCGCCGTCGTCGTGCTCGGCGCCATGCTGCACGAGCGCACCGACGTGATGCACGCCAGCACATTCCGCTGGCTCACCGGACCGCAGCCGTTGCGGCTCGGCTTACTCAACTGGCTGCATGAGGTGATCGCCACCGCCGCATGGCAGTCCGACGCCGAGGTCGACGCTGATCTCACCCCGGCCGACCGCGCCGCCGCGGCGGCCTGCGTCGCGCTGTTCACCGACTTCCGTGCTGCCGCCGCGGCAGCGCTGGCCTCGGCTGGGCCCGACGCGGTCGCCAAAGCTGCCACCGACGTGCTCGCGACGCTCACCTCGCTGACCGCCCTCAGCGAGTGA
- a CDS encoding TetR/AcrR family transcriptional regulator, translating to MAGRTRDDRIDAAVLIAAREVLDEVGYADLSIGRVAARAGLHRPAIYRRWPSKRHLVVDVVADLLGLQPTPDTGDLRADLTHAMRTLIAALRDTSLHRVLPALVADLAGDAPLRAHFLATVFDPRRQTTAIALRSAIERGEVDPGIDLDFVLDAVAAPIYYRALFGHLPLSDELAGQSVEAVLRAITR from the coding sequence ATGGCGGGCCGGACCCGCGACGACCGGATCGACGCCGCGGTGCTGATCGCCGCACGCGAGGTGCTCGACGAGGTCGGCTATGCCGACCTGTCCATCGGTCGGGTCGCCGCTCGCGCGGGCCTGCACCGCCCGGCGATCTACCGCAGGTGGCCGTCGAAGCGCCACCTGGTGGTCGACGTGGTCGCCGACCTGCTCGGCCTGCAACCGACCCCTGACACCGGTGACCTGCGCGCCGACCTCACCCACGCCATGCGCACTCTCATTGCCGCGCTGCGTGATACCTCGCTGCACCGGGTGCTGCCCGCACTGGTCGCGGACTTGGCGGGCGACGCGCCGCTGCGCGCCCACTTCCTGGCCACCGTATTCGACCCGCGCAGGCAGACCACCGCGATCGCGCTGCGGTCGGCCATCGAGCGGGGTGAGGTCGATCCGGGGATCGATCTGGACTTCGTGCTGGACGCGGTCGCCGCGCCGATCTATTACCGCGCGCTGTTCGGGCACCTGCCGCTGTCGGATGAACTCGCCGGGCAGTCGGTCGAGGCGGTGCTGCGCGCGATCACTCGCTGA
- a CDS encoding VOC family protein, with protein sequence METDSWPDLLRVAQVRIARPTDRLDEVVRFYVEGLGLRELYRFENHAGYDGVMLGLPGAGYHLEFTTHENGSPGDAPSAENLLVFYFDGETHMYDVAQRLGEFGVEPVPAENPFWAANGGLTFPDPDGWRVVLMPRPVF encoded by the coding sequence ATGGAAACCGACAGCTGGCCGGACTTACTGCGCGTCGCGCAGGTCCGTATCGCCCGGCCGACCGACCGGCTCGACGAGGTGGTGCGCTTCTATGTCGAGGGTCTCGGCCTGCGCGAGCTCTACCGATTCGAGAACCACGCGGGCTACGACGGGGTGATGCTCGGACTGCCCGGGGCCGGGTATCACCTGGAATTCACCACACATGAGAACGGCAGCCCCGGCGATGCGCCGAGTGCGGAGAATCTGTTGGTCTTCTACTTCGACGGCGAGACCCACATGTACGACGTGGCGCAACGGCTCGGCGAATTCGGTGTCGAACCGGTGCCAGCGGAAAACCCGTTCTGGGCAGCCAACGGCGGCTTGACCTTTCCTGATCCGGACGGCTGGCGCGTCGTGCTGATGCCACGCCCGGTCTTCTGA
- the metE gene encoding 5-methyltetrahydropteroyltriglutamate--homocysteine S-methyltransferase: protein MVNVTDGYGSSVLGYPRIGPHRELKRALEAYWRGAIGRDELLAVGRDIQEQQFSELAATGLTQVPGNTFSLYDHVLDNALLFGAVPKRFEPYRDGLDPLDFYFLMARGRPDLPPLELVRFFGTNYHYRQPELDADTEFSLHPEALLDEFDRAKERDIELRPVVIGPVSLLLLSKAGHIPGEPDFDTLSLLDKLLPVYEELFEILAKRGSTCVQLDEPAFTSERTPAELAAFEVAYHRLSKAPLRPRILVTGQYGDFGEALTILAGTGVEAIGLDLASYRIRPDDLAKVPGIRRKRLYAGVISGRNVWRADRYVTLEYLNELAQVCPDLVVSTGTTLLHVPYDLLAEYDIEGHVADRLAFAKQKVGEVVSLAKALTEGASDKWRKRPTEVHFKQKHAVRQRVYAVTPDMRSREPYEVRREAQQRKLNLPPVPATTLGSFPQTGRIRQARYELGEGRLSYEDYRKRIEAEIEATIRLQEDIGLDVLVHGEHERNDMIQYFAELLDGFATTHFGWVQVYGSRCVRPPILYGDVARPAPMSVEWIGYAQSLTDKPVKGMVTGPVTMIARSFVRQDQPLHETADQVALVIRDEVVDLEKAGISIIQVDEPAIREMLPLRPEGRAEYLRWAVGAFRLATSGVQAETQIHTHIGYSGRAEVVEAIEELDADVTAIVATRSIEWVLRALREDFRSGHGLSHGVGPGVYESRSARIPDIDELDELLTAAAEAVTPERLWANPDGGLKTRHYWQLEPSLRNLVAAARRVRRRVEAAE from the coding sequence ATGGTGAACGTGACTGACGGCTATGGGTCGAGCGTCCTGGGCTATCCCAGGATCGGACCGCACCGGGAGCTCAAGCGGGCACTGGAGGCCTACTGGCGCGGTGCGATCGGGCGCGACGAACTGCTCGCGGTCGGCCGCGATATCCAGGAGCAGCAGTTCAGCGAGCTGGCCGCCACCGGGCTGACTCAGGTTCCTGGCAATACCTTTTCGCTCTACGACCACGTGCTGGACAACGCGCTGTTGTTCGGTGCGGTCCCCAAGCGGTTCGAGCCGTACCGGGACGGGTTGGACCCGCTGGACTTCTACTTCCTGATGGCGCGTGGCCGGCCCGACCTGCCGCCGCTGGAGCTGGTCCGTTTCTTCGGCACCAACTACCACTACCGCCAGCCGGAACTGGACGCCGACACCGAATTCTCGCTGCACCCCGAGGCCCTGCTCGACGAATTCGACCGCGCGAAGGAGCGCGACATCGAGCTGCGGCCGGTGGTCATCGGCCCGGTGTCGCTGCTGCTGCTGTCCAAGGCCGGGCACATTCCGGGTGAGCCGGATTTCGACACCCTGAGTCTGCTGGACAAGCTGCTCCCGGTATATGAGGAGCTGTTCGAGATCCTCGCCAAGCGCGGCTCCACCTGCGTGCAGTTGGACGAACCCGCGTTCACCAGCGAGCGCACGCCCGCCGAACTGGCCGCGTTCGAGGTCGCCTACCACCGTCTTTCGAAGGCGCCGTTGCGCCCACGGATCCTGGTCACCGGCCAGTACGGCGATTTCGGCGAGGCATTGACCATCCTGGCCGGCACCGGCGTCGAGGCGATCGGCCTCGACCTGGCCAGCTACCGGATCCGTCCGGATGATCTGGCCAAGGTGCCTGGCATTCGGCGCAAGCGTTTGTATGCGGGTGTGATCAGCGGTCGCAACGTGTGGCGTGCCGACCGCTACGTGACGCTGGAATACCTCAACGAGCTCGCTCAGGTGTGCCCGGACCTGGTTGTCTCGACCGGGACCACGCTGCTGCATGTGCCATACGACCTGCTGGCCGAATACGATATCGAGGGCCATGTCGCCGACCGCCTCGCCTTTGCGAAACAGAAGGTGGGGGAGGTTGTTTCGCTCGCGAAGGCGCTCACCGAGGGTGCGTCGGACAAGTGGCGCAAACGTCCGACCGAGGTGCATTTCAAGCAGAAGCACGCGGTGCGGCAGCGGGTCTACGCGGTGACGCCGGACATGCGTTCGCGCGAGCCCTACGAGGTGCGCAGGGAAGCGCAGCAGCGCAAGCTGAATCTGCCGCCGGTGCCCGCGACCACGCTCGGGTCGTTCCCGCAGACCGGTCGCATCCGCCAGGCGCGTTATGAACTCGGTGAGGGTCGGCTGTCCTACGAGGACTACCGCAAGCGAATCGAGGCCGAGATCGAGGCGACGATCCGGCTGCAGGAGGACATCGGTCTCGACGTGCTCGTGCACGGCGAGCACGAGCGCAACGACATGATCCAGTACTTCGCCGAGCTACTCGACGGATTCGCGACCACGCACTTCGGCTGGGTGCAGGTGTACGGATCCCGGTGTGTGCGGCCGCCGATCCTCTACGGCGACGTGGCGCGGCCCGCGCCGATGTCGGTGGAGTGGATCGGCTACGCGCAGTCGCTCACCGACAAACCGGTCAAGGGCATGGTGACCGGACCCGTCACCATGATCGCGCGCTCGTTCGTCCGTCAGGACCAGCCGTTGCACGAGACCGCCGACCAGGTGGCGCTGGTGATTCGGGACGAGGTGGTCGACCTGGAAAAGGCGGGTATCTCGATCATTCAGGTCGACGAGCCCGCGATCCGCGAGATGCTGCCATTGCGTCCGGAGGGCAGGGCGGAGTACCTGCGCTGGGCGGTGGGCGCGTTCCGGCTGGCCACCTCCGGTGTCCAGGCGGAGACCCAGATCCACACGCATATCGGCTATTCCGGCCGCGCCGAGGTCGTCGAGGCGATCGAGGAACTCGACGCCGACGTCACGGCGATCGTGGCGACACGCTCCATCGAGTGGGTGCTGCGGGCGCTGAGAGAGGACTTCCGCTCGGGGCACGGGCTCAGCCACGGCGTCGGCCCCGGCGTGTACGAGAGTCGTTCCGCGCGCATCCCGGACATCGACGAGCTCGACGAATTGCTCACGGCGGCAGCGGAAGCGGTGACGCCGGAGCGGTTGTGGGCGAATCCGGACGGTGGCTTGAAGACGCGCCACTACTGGCAGCTCGAGCCGTCATTGCGCAATCTGGTTGCCGCGGCGCGCCGTGTCCGCAGGCGTGTCGAGGCCGCCGAGTGA